The DNA segment GTGTCACTTCTCAAAGTCAATTCACTTTGTTTTTTTCCTCTCAGTCTcaccacaattattattatatttaataaccaAGAAACTAACAAACAAACCCATATATCTTCTTCCTCTGCGACGGCTCATCTTCTACAGGTGTGGTCTTTTGTCCCTCCTTCCATGTAGCATTCCAAAATTTATCCAGTGGCCATTATATATTGGTCATTACACCAATGAGAGTGCGCGACTCCCGTAAAAGGTTCTTCGGTATTTGCAATCGCTCATATTTTGCATTATAGAAGAACCATTTAATCTTTTCCCCTCTTTGGTCGCGTGGCCTAGGGTTCGATTAATTTGGGCTCCGGGGTTCGCTTTCTGTTTTAGCTTTCTTTGCTTTTATCTTGATTCTGTTGGTGACGTGTAATTTCGTAGTTTTATTTGGAAATTGGTTTTGTTGTACCTTCATCTTAGCTTAATGGAAAGTTggttggtgggaagccgcttaAATTTTGCTGGAAGGAAGAAAAGATGGATCTTTTTACTGGGATTGATTGGAATTTCGACCTATGGTGTGTATAAAGTGTACCATATAACCTCTGTATCTAGGAAAAGAGAGAGAATAATGAAAATATTGGGATCTTTGGTTTCAATGGCTGAAATGGTTTCTGATTCTGCTGAGACCATTTCTGTCGTATCTAGGGATTTAAAAGAGTTTCTGAAATCTGATTCAGATGAAATTCCTAATACTTTGAGGCAATTGTCGAAAATTGCTCGGTCGGAGGAATTTTCGGAATCCTTAATCCGTGTTTCACAGGCTATGACTGTAGGGATTTTAAGAGGTTATAAGGTAGGGGATGGCGGTATCAAGATGCAAGAAATGGATAAACCGAGTCTTCCTGATAGGATCATGGATAAATTGATGTCAGGTGCTGGGACGGGATTCATTTCTGTGATTATTGGGAGTTTTGCGAGAAATTTGGTTTTGGGGTTTTATGGTAATGGTTCTGCGGAAGGACCAAGTGAAAGTGGTCAGTCAGATATGAAGTCAAGTTCCATGACATCGTCTAGATGGTTAGATATGATTTCGGATGATAGATGTAGGGTTTTAGTAGCAGACAGTATCAAGACCTTTGTTGGCACTGCTGTTGCAGTTTATCTTGATAAAACCATGGATGTTAATTTTTACGATGAGATGTTCTCGGGGTTGACTAATCCGAAACATCAAAATGACATGAAGAGCATCTTGGTTTCTCTCTGTAATGGGATGGTTGAAACTCTTGTTAAGACATCTCACCAAGCGCTGACAAGTTCGAAATCAGGTCCTATATTGGGATCAAATGATTCTTCTTCCGTCATTGATCATACTGAAGCTTCGAGTTTTAAAAACAAGAAGGGTTTTGAGTCAGAGGCTTCTTTGGGTAAAGTGGGGGGAGAGATgaatggatccatcgatcttCAACAAAGTGGATGGATTAGTAGCGTGTCATCAACATTAGCAGTGCCTAGCAACCGTAAGTTTCTGCTAGATGTGACTGGTAGGGTGACATTCGAAACTGTTAGATCAGTGATCGAGTATTTCTTGTGGAGAACGATGGAGTTCTTGAAAAGGAGTCTTAATGTGGTTCATGATGAGGTCGTGGAGAGGGGATTTGAAGTAGTGAGATACTTTGGTTCAAAATCTTCTGTGATTCTCACCCTGTGTCTCATGTTGTTTTTACACATTGTGGGAAACACACGGGTTATGTTGCCTGCATGAAACTTGATGACTTCTTTTAAGTAGCCAAAGAGACGACAAGACGTTTTGCAGTATCCATTCATGTACATAGATTAGATTCTTGAAATGATGGCCAATGAAACTTTATGTTTAGAGTTCGTTGTTAGCTTTAAAATCATCGAGCAACTCAGGATATGAACATTCTGTACTTGGCTCCCCGAGGATGGGTATCTTgttaggtaaaaaaaaaaaaaaaagagtagcGGATGATCTTCCTGGTGCTCTGCGAATGAATGTATACTCAAGACGTACAAGTTCACAATTGCAGCTACAATATTAATCTCTCTGATTTGGGGGATTGATCACCCTGTTTCTAGTTATATAATGATATTAAATCTTACAGGTTTGAACTGTCCTGTATTGCATCAGTTTGTCTTGTTCCCCTTTCGTGAAATTTCAATGATTTTGAGTTcgtttgtttaatttttatgttcatATGGCATCGATCCTGTATCATGTGTCGTAAATATCTAATTCTGAACATGTCTAAGATCTGTTAAATTTGATATCAAGAAACTTATTATGCggcaaattatatatatggtcTTATGATCTCTTGTATGCcgatataattaataataaaaaaacccaaaactatttaattgaaaaaaacccaaaaaaacctTTATTTTTTCTCCCATAAACTTATTAgctttttttaattgaaattaagtttaatataaaaaagcaaTTTTTCGTCGCACACAAACAGGTGTGTGCGAATACGCGAGTATATATATGAAGTAACTTCGGTGCCATCATGCAATTTCGCTATTacgtttttatttattattatttaaaaaaagatttctaGATATTTGTGCAAAATCAAATTGCATCGTTGTAGCAAAAGGCAAAATACCCTTGGATAAATAAAGGCAAGTCGACCCTGCTGAGCTTGCTCGTTCACTTTTCATATGATTTCCAAACATTTATATTATTACCTTTTTTTGGTTTCCTTTAAGATTTAAGATTCTTAATTTTTCACTGTATCTTTTAGCCCCTTGTTCATTTATGATATACAATAacacaattattattatataaaaaaaggcGAACAAAATTATTTTGCATTCTCAATTATGCTACACCATGTTTcaactttataaatatttaattattataatataataaattgcaGAGCTGTGAAAAAAGATGAAGAATAAAGATTA comes from the Primulina huaijiensis isolate GDHJ02 chromosome 8, ASM1229523v2, whole genome shotgun sequence genome and includes:
- the LOC140983023 gene encoding protein PHLOEM PROTEIN 2-LIKE A10, whose amino-acid sequence is MESWLVGSRLNFAGRKKRWIFLLGLIGISTYGVYKVYHITSVSRKRERIMKILGSLVSMAEMVSDSAETISVVSRDLKEFLKSDSDEIPNTLRQLSKIARSEEFSESLIRVSQAMTVGILRGYKVGDGGIKMQEMDKPSLPDRIMDKLMSGAGTGFISVIIGSFARNLVLGFYGNGSAEGPSESGQSDMKSSSMTSSRWLDMISDDRCRVLVADSIKTFVGTAVAVYLDKTMDVNFYDEMFSGLTNPKHQNDMKSILVSLCNGMVETLVKTSHQALTSSKSGPILGSNDSSSVIDHTEASSFKNKKGFESEASLGKVGGEMNGSIDLQQSGWISSVSSTLAVPSNRKFLLDVTGRVTFETVRSVIEYFLWRTMEFLKRSLNVVHDEVVERGFEVVRYFGSKSSVILTLCLMLFLHIVGNTRVMLPA